From Gammaproteobacteria bacterium, the proteins below share one genomic window:
- a CDS encoding PilZ domain-containing protein — protein MSIQYDEKRDFIRMSTEHALQFRTLGSKEMQQGTCCNLSATGILFTTDSSIPDGAELEVNITPQYSVVSPFEAVVKVIRSQSNDALNQYTVAGKITSIKAS, from the coding sequence ATGTCGATTCAATATGATGAAAAGCGTGATTTCATTCGCATGAGCACAGAACATGCTTTGCAATTTCGCACCCTGGGCAGTAAGGAAATGCAGCAGGGCACCTGCTGTAATCTCAGTGCCACCGGCATTCTGTTCACCACCGACAGTTCGATCCCGGACGGTGCCGAACTGGAGGTCAACATCACCCCCCAGTATTCCGTGGTGTCGCCCTTTGAGGCGGTGGTAAAGGTGATTCGGTCTCAATCCAATGACGCACTGAATCAATATACCGTTGCCGGCAAGATCACCTCGATCAAGGCTTCATGA
- a CDS encoding deoxynucleoside kinase — protein sequence MSSGEIPRYIVIEGPIGVGKTSLATRLAGDFGGELLLEGAEENPFLERFYRNPRHAALPTQLFFLFQRAQQIQALRQSDMFAPVRVADFILEKDRLFAQLTLDDHELKLYEQVYDNITVDAPQPDLVIYLQAPVDVLLNRVQKRGRDYERFIETNYLQRLVEAYTRFFYHYTATPLLIVNAADIDLVNNDQDYKLLLDRLSKSISGRHYFNPGSFDL from the coding sequence ATGAGTTCTGGGGAAATCCCGCGTTATATTGTCATCGAAGGGCCGATCGGGGTGGGTAAGACCAGCCTCGCCACACGGCTGGCGGGCGATTTTGGTGGCGAACTGCTGCTGGAGGGGGCGGAAGAAAATCCCTTTCTGGAACGTTTTTATCGCAACCCCCGCCACGCGGCCCTGCCCACCCAGCTGTTTTTCCTGTTTCAACGCGCCCAGCAAATCCAGGCGCTGCGCCAGTCGGACATGTTTGCGCCGGTACGGGTAGCGGACTTCATCCTGGAAAAGGATCGTCTGTTTGCCCAGCTCACCCTGGACGACCATGAACTGAAACTTTATGAACAGGTCTATGACAATATCACTGTCGATGCCCCGCAGCCGGACCTGGTGATCTACCTGCAGGCCCCCGTGGATGTGCTGCTGAACCGGGTGCAAAAGCGCGGCCGGGATTACGAACGCTTTATCGAAACCAACTATCTGCAACGCCTGGTCGAGGCCTATACCCGGTTCTTCTATCACTACACGGCAACGCCGCTGTTGATCGTCAACGCCGCCGACATCGACCTGGTGAACAACGATCAGGATTACAAATTGTTGCTGGATCGCCTGAGTAAATCCATCAGTGGCCGGCACTATTTTAATCCCGGATCCTTTGATCTCTGA
- the arfB gene encoding alternative ribosome rescue aminoacyl-tRNA hydrolase ArfB — protein sequence MALKISQNVSIPEEEIELTAIRAQGAGGQNVNKVASAIHLRFDINAASLPDFYKSRLLNLSDRRISKEGVIVIKAQRFRTQEKNREDALERLRELIQSVAATQKPRRPTQPTKGSRQRRMDSKTQRGKTKALRGRIED from the coding sequence GTGGCGCTAAAGATTTCCCAGAATGTCTCCATCCCCGAGGAGGAGATCGAACTCACGGCGATTCGGGCGCAGGGCGCCGGCGGGCAGAACGTCAACAAGGTCGCCTCGGCGATTCACCTGCGATTTGACATCAATGCCGCCTCCCTGCCCGATTTCTACAAGAGCCGCTTACTGAATCTGTCCGACCGGCGGATCAGCAAGGAGGGGGTGATTGTCATCAAGGCACAGCGCTTTCGCACCCAGGAAAAAAACCGCGAGGATGCCCTCGAACGCCTGCGGGAGTTGATCCAGAGTGTCGCCGCGACGCAAAAACCCAGACGCCCTACCCAGCCCACCAAGGGCTCCCGGCAGCGACGCATGGACAGCAAGACGCAGCGTGGCAAGACCAAGGCGCTGCGGGGACGGATCGAGGATTAA
- a CDS encoding PAS domain-containing methyl-accepting chemotaxis protein gives MKKNFPVTGIENDYPRDMHIVSTTDLKGITTSVNADFKAIAGFPEQELIGKSHNVVRHPDMPPAAFADLWATLQQGKPWMGIVKNRCKNGDYYWVDAYVTPIIEAGQVTGYQSVRSKPHKAHVKNAETLYRRINSGVSFLQQQRSRLRVGLMGKIYFAFLCTLIPPLAILALLPVTKLTALSLAGLATMVGGVVAAKLVARPWEQAARDSHKIFDNAIARHVYAGRDDELGQLQVAIKALQSQLTTVVWRIDSAVGELDGITSTTSEAVEATNQGIAAQQLEIDQVATAVNEMSATVQEVARNTAQAAELAHGADEVAKEGALAATVAICGIDALVEEVEQAAGVIANLEQESNSVGTVLEVIRGIAEQTNLLALNAAIEAARAGDAGRGFAVVADEVRTLASRTQQSTEEINGMISRLQAEARDAVQAMQKAQGGARENAEQVEILAESLASISGVVQSINAMNTQIATAAEEQSAVSEEINRNVVNISSLAQQTTAISEDTASSMRELSAEASHLRAVVQQFGVQ, from the coding sequence ATGAAAAAGAATTTTCCCGTCACCGGAATAGAAAATGATTATCCGCGTGATATGCACATTGTGTCGACAACGGATCTGAAGGGAATCACCACCTCGGTCAATGCAGACTTCAAAGCCATTGCCGGTTTCCCGGAGCAGGAGTTGATCGGCAAGAGCCACAATGTCGTGCGCCATCCGGATATGCCGCCAGCAGCCTTTGCCGACCTCTGGGCAACCCTTCAGCAGGGTAAGCCATGGATGGGCATCGTCAAAAACCGCTGTAAGAATGGTGACTACTATTGGGTGGACGCCTATGTGACGCCGATTATCGAGGCAGGTCAGGTCACGGGCTATCAGTCGGTGCGATCCAAGCCGCACAAGGCGCATGTGAAAAATGCCGAGACGCTTTATCGGCGGATCAACAGCGGTGTGTCTTTCTTGCAGCAGCAACGTAGCAGGCTCCGGGTGGGGCTGATGGGCAAGATCTATTTTGCCTTTCTGTGCACGCTGATCCCGCCGCTGGCCATTTTGGCGCTGTTGCCGGTGACCAAGTTAACGGCCCTGTCGCTGGCCGGCCTTGCCACCATGGTGGGTGGTGTGGTGGCGGCCAAGCTGGTGGCGCGTCCCTGGGAGCAGGCCGCCAGGGACAGTCACAAAATTTTTGATAACGCCATCGCCCGGCATGTGTATGCCGGGCGTGATGATGAACTGGGCCAGCTGCAGGTGGCGATTAAGGCCCTTCAGTCGCAGTTGACGACTGTGGTTTGGCGTATCGATTCCGCGGTGGGCGAGCTGGATGGTATTACCTCCACCACCAGCGAGGCGGTAGAGGCAACCAATCAGGGTATCGCCGCGCAGCAACTGGAAATAGATCAGGTCGCCACCGCCGTGAATGAGATGTCGGCCACGGTGCAGGAGGTGGCCCGCAATACCGCTCAGGCGGCCGAACTGGCGCACGGTGCCGATGAGGTGGCGAAGGAGGGCGCATTGGCCGCCACGGTCGCTATTTGTGGTATTGATGCACTGGTCGAGGAAGTAGAGCAGGCCGCCGGTGTGATCGCGAATCTGGAACAGGAATCAAACAGTGTCGGCACGGTGCTAGAGGTGATACGGGGTATCGCCGAGCAAACGAATCTGCTGGCCCTGAATGCCGCGATCGAGGCAGCGCGGGCCGGTGACGCCGGGCGCGGCTTTGCCGTGGTGGCCGATGAGGTGCGCACCCTGGCCTCTCGTACCCAGCAATCTACCGAGGAGATCAACGGCATGATTTCCCGCCTGCAGGCCGAGGCGCGAGATGCGGTGCAGGCCATGCAAAAGGCGCAGGGCGGGGCGCGGGAAAATGCCGAGCAGGTAGAGATCCTGGCAGAGAGTCTGGCCAGTATCTCGGGCGTGGTGCAGTCGATCAATGCCATGAATACCCAGATCGCCACCGCCGCGGAGGAACAGAGCGCCGTGTCGGAGGAGATCAATCGCAATGTCGTCAATATCAGTTCGCTGGCGCAACAGACCACGGCTATTTCCGAGGATACCGCCAGCTCAATGCGGGAACTGAGCGCCGAGGCCAGTCATCTGCGTGCGGTTGTGCAGCAGTTTGGCGTGCAATGA
- the panC gene encoding pantoate--beta-alanine ligase, with amino-acid sequence MKTIETIAELRATLAQWRQAGERVALVPTMGNLHAGHLQLVEKARAEAERVVVSIFVNPLQFGDAGGGDFDRYPRTFSEDRRKLSMLDAAPDALFSPSVAEVYPGGFEQETRVEVPVISNMLCGAFRPGHFVGVATIVAKLFNMVQPDVALFGEKDYQQLQVIRRLAADLCFPVEIIGLPTVREQSGLAMSSRNQYLSAEEREHAAVLYQTLLRAQQQIASGDRDLAAIQAQASARLSEAGFRPEYVELRRQQDLLPASDQDRELVMLVAAWLGEARLIDNILLTIAE; translated from the coding sequence ATGAAAACGATCGAGACGATTGCCGAGCTGCGCGCCACGCTCGCCCAATGGCGACAGGCCGGCGAGCGTGTGGCACTGGTGCCCACCATGGGCAATCTACATGCCGGACATTTGCAGTTGGTCGAAAAGGCGCGGGCCGAGGCTGAACGGGTGGTGGTAAGTATTTTTGTCAATCCCCTGCAGTTTGGCGATGCCGGCGGCGGTGACTTTGACCGTTACCCGCGCACCTTCAGCGAAGACCGCCGCAAACTCTCCATGCTTGACGCTGCCCCTGATGCACTGTTTTCCCCCTCGGTCGCCGAGGTCTATCCCGGCGGCTTTGAACAGGAGACCCGGGTCGAAGTCCCCGTGATATCCAACATGCTGTGTGGCGCATTTCGGCCGGGCCATTTTGTGGGGGTCGCGACCATCGTCGCCAAGCTGTTCAATATGGTCCAGCCGGATGTCGCCCTATTTGGCGAGAAGGACTATCAGCAGTTACAGGTGATCCGTCGTCTGGCCGCCGACCTGTGTTTCCCCGTCGAGATCATCGGCCTGCCCACGGTGCGGGAACAAAGTGGCCTGGCCATGAGTTCGCGCAATCAGTATCTCTCTGCGGAGGAGCGTGAACATGCCGCCGTGCTGTATCAAACCCTGCTCCGGGCACAACAGCAAATAGCCTCCGGTGATAGAGACCTCGCGGCAATTCAGGCGCAGGCCAGTGCGCGTCTGAGTGAGGCCGGGTTTCGGCCGGAATATGTCGAGCTGCGACGCCAGCAGGACTTGCTGCCTGCCAGTGATCAGGATCGTGAGCTGGTGATGCTGGTCGCGGCCTGGCTGGGCGAGGCGCGCCTTATCGACAATATTCTGCTGACTATTGCGGAATAA
- the panB gene encoding 3-methyl-2-oxobutanoate hydroxymethyltransferase has translation MSRITTSTLRNMKQAGEKITCLTAYDASFAQILEQEGVEILLVGDSLGMVIQGHDSTLPVKLGDMIYHTQTVRAVNNRALVMADMPFMTYASPMQALASAGRLMKEGGAHMVKLEGGAPMVETVRHLAEHGIPVCAHLGLLPQSVNKLGGYKVQGRNEKEAQAMLNDARAMEDAGADILLLECVPALLAAEITAAVEVPVIGIGAGPQCDAQVLVLYDMLGITPGKRPRFSRDFLQQSGDIRGAVRAYVQAVKDGSFPAEEHCF, from the coding sequence ATGAGCCGCATCACTACCTCTACTCTGCGCAACATGAAACAGGCCGGTGAAAAGATCACCTGCCTCACCGCCTATGACGCCAGCTTCGCCCAGATCCTTGAACAGGAGGGCGTGGAAATCCTGCTGGTGGGAGACTCCCTGGGCATGGTGATCCAGGGCCATGACAGCACCCTGCCTGTGAAGCTGGGCGACATGATCTACCACACCCAGACGGTGCGTGCCGTCAACAACCGGGCCCTGGTGATGGCCGACATGCCATTCATGACCTACGCCAGCCCGATGCAGGCACTGGCCAGTGCCGGTCGACTGATGAAAGAGGGGGGCGCACACATGGTGAAGCTGGAAGGCGGCGCGCCCATGGTGGAAACGGTGCGTCACTTGGCCGAACATGGCATTCCGGTGTGCGCCCATCTGGGCCTGTTGCCGCAGTCGGTCAACAAACTGGGCGGATACAAGGTGCAGGGCCGTAATGAAAAAGAGGCGCAGGCGATGCTGAACGATGCGCGCGCGATGGAAGATGCCGGGGCCGACATCTTGTTGTTAGAGTGTGTGCCGGCATTGCTGGCGGCGGAGATTACCGCCGCCGTCGAGGTGCCGGTGATTGGCATCGGCGCCGGGCCGCAGTGTGATGCGCAGGTGCTGGTGCTGTATGACATGCTGGGCATCACGCCGGGCAAGCGGCCGCGTTTCTCCCGGGATTTTCTCCAGCAGTCCGGCGACATCCGTGGCGCCGTGCGCGCCTATGTGCAGGCGGTGAAAGATGGCAGTTTCCCCGCCGAAGAGCACTGCTTTTAG
- the pcnB gene encoding polynucleotide adenylyltransferase PcnB, which translates to MTIELTDKPGSPRIISRPEHIITRANINEAALKVLYRLRAAGFQAFLVGGGVRDLLLGREPKDFDVATDAHPEAVNELFRNSRLIGRRFKLVHVRFGREIIEVATFRGTHEEENTEQGRIEDGMILRDNVYGSLEEDAWRRDFTINSLYYDISDFSVVDYTGGLDDLENGLLRIIGDARQRYQEDPVRMLRAVRFAAKLGFRIHADSELPLTELGERLEAVPPARLFDEILKLFMTGYALETFELLRHYDLFRYLFEMTDDALSRQEHGFPHMLVSRGLFNTDERVSAGKPVTPAFLFAILLWEPVREQALALQAEGVSEIQSLQIASESVIAAQVQRVALPKRFSLQTREIWVMQARLKRRNGKRAERLFEQTRFRAAYDFLLLRAESGEDELKPLADWWTQYQELNTDSRASLAQQAPTSPAEPATKKRRRRRRKPSQGNAG; encoded by the coding sequence TTGACTATAGAACTGACAGACAAACCCGGCTCCCCTCGCATCATCTCCCGGCCGGAGCACATCATTACCCGCGCGAATATTAATGAGGCGGCGCTGAAGGTGCTGTACCGGCTCAGGGCGGCGGGCTTCCAGGCCTTCCTGGTGGGCGGCGGGGTGCGGGATCTGCTGCTGGGACGGGAGCCCAAGGATTTTGATGTGGCCACCGACGCCCACCCCGAGGCGGTCAACGAGCTGTTTCGCAACAGCCGCCTGATCGGCCGCCGTTTCAAGTTGGTGCATGTGCGCTTCGGCCGCGAGATCATCGAGGTCGCCACCTTCCGCGGCACCCACGAGGAAGAAAACACCGAGCAGGGCCGTATTGAAGACGGCATGATTCTGCGCGACAACGTCTACGGCAGCCTGGAAGAGGATGCCTGGCGTCGCGATTTCACCATCAACTCCCTGTACTACGACATCAGCGACTTCTCCGTGGTGGATTACACCGGCGGTCTCGACGACCTGGAAAACGGCCTGCTGCGCATCATCGGTGACGCCCGTCAGCGTTATCAGGAAGACCCGGTGCGGATGCTGCGTGCGGTACGCTTTGCCGCCAAGCTGGGTTTCCGTATCCATGCCGACTCCGAGTTACCCCTGACCGAACTGGGTGAGCGCCTGGAGGCCGTGCCACCGGCGCGCCTGTTCGATGAGATCCTCAAGCTGTTCATGACCGGTTATGCACTGGAGACCTTCGAGCTGCTGCGCCACTACGACCTGTTCCGTTATCTGTTCGAGATGACCGATGACGCGCTGTCTCGACAGGAGCACGGCTTTCCACACATGCTGGTGTCCAGGGGTCTGTTTAACACCGACGAGCGGGTGTCCGCCGGCAAGCCCGTTACCCCGGCCTTCCTGTTTGCCATCTTGCTGTGGGAGCCGGTGCGCGAGCAGGCCCTCGCCCTGCAGGCCGAGGGCGTCAGTGAGATCCAGTCACTGCAGATCGCCAGTGAGTCGGTGATCGCCGCGCAGGTGCAGCGCGTCGCCCTGCCCAAACGCTTCAGCCTGCAGACGCGTGAGATCTGGGTGATGCAGGCGCGACTGAAACGCCGTAATGGCAAGCGGGCGGAGCGCCTGTTCGAACAGACCCGCTTTCGCGCCGCGTACGATTTCCTGCTGCTGCGCGCAGAGTCGGGTGAAGACGAGCTCAAACCGCTGGCGGACTGGTGGACGCAGTACCAGGAACTCAATACCGACAGCCGCGCCAGCCTGGCGCAGCAGGCGCCAACCTCCCCCGCAGAACCGGCCACCAAAAAGCGTCGTCGTCGGCGCAGAAAACCCAGCCAGGGCAACGCCGGATAG
- the folK gene encoding 2-amino-4-hydroxy-6-hydroxymethyldihydropteridine diphosphokinase, whose product MVIAYVGLGSNLDRPATQVQEALAELQTLPQSRCLAHSSLYRSKPMVAAGDSAEDQADYINAVAALETALPPAVLLTELQHLEALHQRIRTRRWGPRTLDLDLLLYADWRINTPTLTVPHPGLYERNFVLYPLAEVVDELAAGIATEPTERLQIPGRGTLASLLASCPRNGLEKLNH is encoded by the coding sequence GTGGTCATCGCTTACGTGGGGCTGGGCAGCAATCTGGACCGGCCCGCAACCCAGGTACAGGAGGCGCTGGCAGAATTGCAGACCCTGCCGCAGAGCCGCTGCCTGGCCCACTCCTCCCTGTATCGCAGTAAGCCGATGGTTGCCGCGGGCGACAGCGCCGAGGACCAGGCCGACTATATCAATGCCGTCGCCGCCCTGGAAACCGCCCTGCCGCCCGCCGTGCTGCTGACCGAACTACAACACCTGGAGGCCCTGCACCAGCGTATACGCACCCGGCGCTGGGGCCCGCGGACCCTGGATCTTGACCTGCTGCTGTACGCCGACTGGCGCATCAATACCCCCACACTGACCGTCCCCCACCCGGGACTGTATGAACGCAACTTCGTCCTGTATCCTCTGGCCGAGGTCGTGGACGAGCTCGCGGCCGGGATCGCCACCGAGCCGACGGAGCGTCTGCAGATCCCCGGTCGGGGAACCCTGGCCAGCCTGCTGGCGAGCTGTCCGCGCAACGGACTGGAAAAACTAAATCACTAA
- a CDS encoding response regulator, which translates to MHSPKDNIAAKDDMDKDPDKTRYLTPNEVAARLMISPVTLRHWALAGKLGFVTTPGGHRRYAEEEVEQFAARYQQTAALSARSPNDESTLDVHKILIVADDAHFIELLQALLQALPEPVQIDVARDGFEAGQKMLSVYPHTVLLDLTMPGFNGVEVCRKIKADPATEDTRVVVITAGHTSAHRSQALAAGAEACLARPLDKTRLLQTIVLGVNDATAKA; encoded by the coding sequence ATGCACAGCCCTAAGGACAACATTGCAGCTAAGGACGACATGGATAAAGACCCGGATAAAACGCGTTACCTGACCCCTAATGAGGTGGCCGCCAGGCTGATGATTTCGCCGGTCACCCTGCGGCATTGGGCACTGGCAGGCAAGCTGGGCTTTGTCACCACGCCGGGTGGGCATCGACGCTATGCAGAAGAGGAGGTTGAACAGTTTGCCGCCCGTTACCAGCAGACGGCTGCGTTATCCGCACGGTCACCGAATGACGAATCAACGTTAGATGTGCACAAGATATTAATCGTTGCGGATGATGCGCATTTCATCGAGCTGCTTCAGGCCCTGTTGCAGGCTTTGCCTGAACCTGTGCAGATCGACGTGGCGCGTGATGGCTTTGAGGCGGGACAGAAGATGCTCTCAGTCTATCCGCACACGGTGTTACTGGATCTGACCATGCCCGGTTTTAATGGCGTGGAGGTATGCCGCAAGATCAAGGCCGATCCTGCCACGGAGGACACCCGGGTGGTGGTGATCACCGCGGGCCATACCTCCGCGCACCGGAGTCAGGCGCTGGCCGCCGGCGCCGAGGCCTGCCTGGCCAGGCCGCTGGATAAGACCCGGCTACTGCAGACGATTGTACTCGGAGTGAATGACGCCACGGCGAAAGCTTAG